In Tsuneonella amylolytica, one genomic interval encodes:
- a CDS encoding crotonase/enoyl-CoA hydratase family protein: MSEELLTEVRDGVLIVMINRPEAKNAMNAAAAQGIADAMDRLDSDDDLRVAILTGAGGTFCSGMDLKGFLRGERPSVEGRGFGGITERGPVKPLIAAVEGYALAGGFELMISCDLVVANANAKFGIPEAKRGLAAAAGGLVKLPQMIPPKIAMELALTGDFIDAQRAYDLGLVNRVTDGSALDAALELAAKVTANGPVAVRVSKQVINESPDWSYADRWQKQGELMPQVFMSEDAREGSLAFAEKRSPNWKGK; this comes from the coding sequence ATGAGCGAGGAATTGCTGACCGAAGTCCGTGACGGCGTGCTGATCGTCATGATCAACCGGCCCGAGGCGAAGAACGCGATGAACGCCGCCGCGGCGCAGGGCATCGCCGACGCGATGGACCGGCTCGACAGCGACGACGACCTGCGTGTCGCGATCCTCACCGGAGCGGGCGGCACGTTCTGCTCGGGCATGGACTTGAAAGGCTTCCTGCGCGGCGAGCGGCCTTCGGTCGAAGGGCGCGGGTTCGGTGGAATCACCGAGCGCGGGCCGGTGAAGCCGCTGATCGCCGCGGTCGAAGGCTATGCGCTGGCGGGTGGGTTCGAGCTGATGATTTCATGCGATCTCGTGGTCGCCAACGCGAACGCGAAGTTCGGTATTCCCGAGGCGAAGCGCGGGCTCGCCGCGGCGGCGGGCGGGCTGGTCAAGCTTCCCCAGATGATCCCGCCCAAGATCGCCATGGAGCTGGCGCTGACCGGCGACTTCATCGACGCGCAGCGGGCCTACGACCTCGGCCTCGTCAACCGGGTGACCGACGGCAGCGCGCTCGACGCGGCGCTGGAGCTGGCGGCCAAGGTCACCGCCAACGGGCCGGTCGCGGTGCGGGTATCGAAGCAGGTAATCAACGAGAGCCCCGACTGGTCGTATGCGGACCGCTGGCAGAAGCAGGGCGAGCTGATGCCACAGGTGTTCATGAGCGAGGACGCGCGCGAGGGCAGCCTCGCCTTCGCCGAGAAGCGTAGCCCCAACTGGAAGGGCAAGTAA
- a CDS encoding MgtC/SapB family protein, translated as MELNPPVLVHFIDLDLAARLGIAAVLGLALGLDREVRGVAAGMRTHGLICFSAAAMTVSIIALYHEMGGDTENARMDPLRVFEATGSFIGIIGAGLIVFSKGSVKNLTTAAHLWLAAVIGIACGAGQWPLVAIGSVISVIMLTLLRLAERRFFPDKDTTA; from the coding sequence ATGGAACTCAATCCGCCGGTTCTCGTCCATTTCATCGACCTCGACCTCGCCGCCCGGCTCGGCATCGCGGCCGTGCTAGGCCTGGCGCTCGGCCTCGACCGCGAGGTGCGGGGGGTGGCCGCCGGTATGCGGACGCACGGCCTCATCTGCTTCTCCGCCGCGGCGATGACGGTGTCCATCATCGCCCTCTATCACGAGATGGGCGGTGACACCGAAAACGCCCGGATGGACCCGTTACGGGTGTTCGAGGCGACCGGTTCGTTCATCGGCATAATCGGGGCGGGGCTGATCGTGTTCAGCAAAGGGAGCGTCAAGAACCTCACCACGGCGGCGCACCTGTGGCTTGCGGCGGTGATCGGGATAGCCTGCGGCGCCGGGCAATGGCCGCTCGTCGCGATCGGCTCCGTCATCTCGGTCATCATGCTGACGTTGCTGCGCCTGGCCGAAAGGCGGTTCTTTCCCGACAAGGATACCACGGCATGA
- a CDS encoding SDR family oxidoreductase produces the protein MTTFRDGLFDGKVAFVAGGTSGINLGIARRFAALGAKVAVCGRDPEKAARAAGEIGTDALGMSADVRDYGAIRGALEQARSDFGPLDFVVAGAAGNFLAPALGMSANAFKTVVDIDLLGTFNTFRACHDLLNTPASLIAITAGQAEQAMALQIHACAAKAGVNQVIRTLAIEWGPDVRVNGISPGPIDGTEGMARLAPNPEMRAAHEHRIPAKRWGEIDEIADAATFLCSSAASYITGTILDVDGGSSVGDAGRMDIAKGLA, from the coding sequence ATGACCACGTTTCGCGACGGACTGTTCGACGGCAAGGTGGCGTTCGTCGCCGGCGGAACCAGCGGCATCAACCTCGGCATCGCCAGGCGCTTCGCAGCGCTCGGCGCCAAGGTCGCGGTCTGCGGCCGCGATCCGGAGAAAGCCGCGCGCGCCGCGGGAGAGATCGGCACCGATGCGCTGGGCATGAGTGCCGACGTACGCGATTACGGCGCGATCCGCGGTGCGCTGGAACAAGCGCGCAGCGATTTCGGTCCGCTCGATTTCGTGGTCGCCGGCGCGGCGGGCAACTTCCTGGCACCCGCGCTGGGCATGAGCGCGAACGCCTTCAAGACCGTCGTCGACATCGACCTGCTCGGCACGTTCAACACGTTCCGCGCCTGCCACGACCTCCTCAACACGCCCGCCAGCCTGATCGCGATCACCGCGGGGCAGGCCGAACAGGCGATGGCGCTGCAGATTCACGCCTGCGCCGCGAAAGCCGGCGTCAACCAGGTCATCCGCACCCTCGCGATCGAATGGGGGCCGGACGTTCGCGTCAACGGCATCTCTCCGGGCCCGATCGACGGGACGGAAGGCATGGCGCGCCTTGCCCCCAATCCCGAGATGCGGGCGGCACACGAGCATCGCATTCCAGCCAAGCGCTGGGGCGAGATCGACGAGATCGCGGACGCCGCGACCTTCCTCTGCTCATCGGCCGCCAGCTACATCACCGGCACGATCCTCGACGTCGACGGGGGCAGCAGCGTGGGTGATGCGGGCCGGATGGACATTGCCAAGGGCCTCGCCTGA
- the ligD gene encoding DNA ligase D, translating into MSKRDPLAEYNKKRDFAKTAEPSGKRATSDTGNRFIVQKHDATRLHWDFRIEADGVLKSWAVTKGPSPDPEIKRLAVRTEDHPLSYAEFEGSIPKGEYGGGTVMLWDTGTWAPVEGKSWKDIDKGHLHFTLDGTRMKGEWILIRLKPRGNEKRENWLLRKVADAFAEEGDPLVEHALTSVLTGRTMAEIEADAGGEHSLAGKKGKAFAAEMSKAAAHNAKKARKAPKAKNSAPAKPPKFGKPQLATLVDSVPAGNRWMHEIKFDGYRALIAAAGEQVQVWTRNGKDWTDKFAPLAEAVAALDLPPCLIDGEIVAYGKDGNPDFSSLQAVLKRGHGSQTAKDKLSFHAFDLLEANGEDLRKLPNIERKERLEALLAAAQPPIHVADHVLGAGEKLYRAMCDAGQEGIISKAIDAPYRGSRTKSWVKVKCTRRQEFVIVGWKKSSAKGRPFASLLLAQNEGKTLTYKGNVGTGFSQETMADLAAKFVKLERKTPPVEVDKASSRGVTWLKPHLVAEIAFAEFTADGNVRHGSFLGLRGDKEAAAVAPEKPEPAPEEDSGVAITSRDRVIFPESGQTKGELADYYEAVAPLMLPWAAQRPISLVRCPQGRGKKCFFQKHDSGSFGPHVHHVPITEKDGGAEDYLYVEDAAGLVACVQMGTIEFHGWGSRSGDVEQPDRMIFDLDPDEGLDFGDVKSAAENIRDRLADIGLASYAMLSGGKGVHVVVPLTPGHSWDAHKDFAKRFAEALSLAEPDRFIATMSKAKRKGKIFIDWLRNQRGSTAVLPYSARAREGAPVAISIAWGELKDFADAHPFSISDAKKLATRAKSKALAGWGFAEQTLPEI; encoded by the coding sequence ATGAGCAAGCGCGACCCCTTGGCCGAATACAACAAGAAACGGGACTTCGCGAAGACGGCGGAGCCTTCGGGCAAGCGCGCGACCAGCGACACCGGCAACCGCTTCATCGTGCAGAAGCACGACGCGACCCGGCTCCACTGGGATTTCCGGATCGAGGCCGACGGGGTGCTGAAGAGCTGGGCGGTGACCAAGGGGCCCAGCCCCGACCCCGAGATCAAGCGCCTCGCCGTGCGGACCGAGGATCACCCGCTGAGCTACGCAGAATTCGAAGGCTCGATCCCCAAGGGCGAATACGGCGGCGGCACCGTGATGCTGTGGGACACCGGCACCTGGGCCCCGGTCGAGGGCAAGAGCTGGAAGGACATCGACAAGGGCCATCTCCACTTTACGCTCGACGGGACACGGATGAAGGGTGAATGGATCCTCATCCGCCTGAAACCGCGCGGCAACGAGAAGCGCGAGAACTGGCTGCTGCGCAAGGTTGCCGACGCGTTTGCGGAGGAGGGCGACCCGCTGGTCGAACACGCGCTCACCAGCGTGCTGACCGGCCGGACGATGGCGGAGATCGAGGCCGATGCGGGCGGCGAGCACTCGCTGGCGGGCAAGAAGGGCAAGGCGTTCGCAGCCGAGATGAGCAAGGCTGCGGCGCACAACGCGAAAAAGGCGCGCAAGGCGCCGAAAGCGAAGAATTCGGCACCCGCGAAGCCGCCGAAATTCGGCAAGCCCCAGCTCGCGACGCTCGTGGACAGCGTGCCCGCGGGCAACCGCTGGATGCACGAGATCAAGTTCGACGGATACCGCGCCCTCATCGCCGCGGCAGGGGAACAGGTGCAGGTCTGGACCCGGAACGGCAAGGACTGGACCGACAAGTTCGCACCCCTGGCCGAAGCGGTCGCCGCACTCGACCTGCCCCCCTGCCTGATCGACGGAGAGATCGTCGCCTACGGCAAGGACGGCAATCCCGATTTCTCTTCGCTACAGGCGGTATTGAAGCGCGGTCACGGCAGCCAGACCGCGAAGGACAAGCTCAGCTTTCATGCGTTCGACCTCCTCGAAGCGAACGGCGAGGATTTGCGAAAGCTACCCAATATCGAGCGAAAAGAGCGGCTTGAGGCTCTCCTCGCCGCCGCGCAGCCGCCGATCCATGTCGCCGATCACGTGCTGGGCGCGGGCGAGAAGCTCTACCGCGCGATGTGCGATGCGGGCCAGGAAGGGATTATCTCCAAGGCGATCGACGCCCCCTACCGCGGCAGCCGCACGAAGAGCTGGGTCAAGGTGAAATGCACCCGGCGGCAGGAATTCGTGATCGTCGGCTGGAAGAAATCGAGCGCGAAGGGCCGCCCCTTCGCCTCGCTGCTCCTCGCGCAGAACGAGGGCAAGACGCTGACATACAAGGGAAATGTCGGCACGGGCTTTTCGCAGGAAACGATGGCCGACCTTGCCGCAAAGTTTGTGAAACTCGAGCGCAAGACCCCGCCGGTCGAAGTCGACAAAGCCTCGTCGCGCGGGGTCACCTGGCTGAAACCCCACCTCGTTGCCGAGATCGCCTTTGCCGAGTTCACCGCCGACGGCAACGTACGCCACGGCAGCTTCCTCGGCCTGCGCGGAGACAAGGAGGCGGCGGCGGTCGCTCCGGAAAAGCCCGAACCCGCGCCCGAAGAAGACTCAGGCGTCGCAATCACCAGCCGCGACCGCGTGATCTTTCCCGAAAGCGGGCAGACGAAGGGCGAACTCGCCGACTACTACGAAGCCGTCGCGCCGCTGATGCTGCCGTGGGCTGCGCAGCGCCCGATCAGCCTCGTTCGCTGTCCGCAAGGTCGCGGAAAGAAATGCTTTTTCCAGAAGCACGACAGCGGATCGTTCGGCCCGCACGTCCACCACGTTCCGATCACCGAGAAGGACGGCGGGGCGGAGGATTACCTCTACGTCGAGGATGCCGCCGGGCTCGTCGCCTGCGTCCAGATGGGCACGATCGAGTTCCACGGCTGGGGCAGCCGCAGCGGCGATGTGGAGCAGCCCGACCGGATGATCTTCGACCTCGACCCCGACGAAGGCCTCGACTTCGGCGACGTGAAGTCGGCGGCCGAGAACATTCGCGACCGGCTCGCCGATATCGGCCTCGCCAGTTACGCGATGCTGTCGGGCGGCAAGGGCGTCCACGTCGTCGTTCCGCTCACGCCCGGCCATTCGTGGGACGCGCACAAGGACTTCGCCAAACGGTTCGCCGAGGCGCTGTCGCTCGCCGAACCCGACCGCTTCATCGCGACGATGAGCAAGGCCAAGCGCAAGGGGAAGATCTTCATCGACTGGCTGCGCAATCAGCGCGGCAGCACTGCGGTGCTTCCTTATTCGGCCCGTGCCCGCGAAGGCGCGCCGGTGGCGATCTCGATCGCGTGGGGCGAACTCAAGGACTTCGCCGACGCGCACCCGTTCTCGATCTCGGATGCGAAGAAGTTGGCGACGCGCGCGAAGTCGAAGGCTTTGGCCGGATGGGGCTTCGCCGAGCAGACGCTGCCCGAAATCTGA
- a CDS encoding DEAD/DEAH box helicase, protein MPFPQLPPVLGEALTARGYSEPTAVQAAVLQAEAEGRDLVVSAQTGSGKTVAFGLAMAPDLIGANGMVGFAEGPQALVVAPTRELALQVSRELVWLYGKAGARIASCVGGMDPSKERRALRDGPQIVVGTPGRLRDHLERGALDLAHIRTVVLDEADEMLDMGFREDLEELLDATPEQRRTLLFSATMPPQIARLAQSYQRDALRISTIGDERGHGDIAYQAVTVAPADIEAAVVNLLRFHEAPSALLFCATRENVRRLHTTLQDRGFAVVALSGEHSQSERNQALQALRDRRARVCVATDVAARGIDLPSLSLVIHVEIPRDAETLQHRSGRTGRAGKKGTAVLLVPYPRRRRVESMLRGARIEADWIAAPTAEDIRANDRTRLLEALLEPAEFDDEDRALAAQVLEQRSPEDVAAALVRAHRQAMPQPEELIANNPERQRADRQERHRPGFEDVVWFRMDIGRRQNADPRWILPLLCRRGHITRNEIGAIRIGPNETHFQIPRAIAERFDGSVRRTASAEDGNDVTIEHAPDGPRQAARQNRKGNDAPRPGPNNGPRVRPVAQGGKKPWPKKPHRKGSRKAD, encoded by the coding sequence ATGCCCTTTCCCCAATTGCCGCCGGTTCTCGGCGAAGCGCTGACCGCACGCGGTTACAGCGAGCCCACTGCCGTTCAGGCAGCCGTCCTCCAGGCCGAAGCGGAAGGGCGCGACCTCGTCGTGTCGGCGCAGACCGGCTCGGGCAAGACCGTCGCTTTCGGCCTCGCCATGGCGCCCGACCTCATCGGGGCGAACGGCATGGTCGGGTTCGCCGAAGGGCCGCAGGCGCTGGTCGTCGCGCCGACAAGGGAACTGGCGCTGCAGGTCAGCCGCGAACTCGTGTGGCTCTACGGCAAGGCGGGGGCGCGTATCGCCAGCTGCGTCGGGGGCATGGACCCTTCGAAGGAACGCCGCGCGCTGCGCGACGGCCCGCAGATCGTCGTCGGCACCCCCGGCCGGCTGCGCGACCACCTCGAGCGCGGGGCGCTCGACCTCGCGCACATCCGCACCGTCGTGCTCGACGAGGCGGACGAGATGCTCGACATGGGCTTCCGCGAGGACCTCGAGGAACTGCTGGACGCGACGCCCGAGCAGCGGCGCACGCTGCTGTTCTCGGCCACGATGCCGCCCCAGATCGCCCGTCTCGCCCAGAGCTACCAGCGCGATGCGCTGCGCATCTCCACCATCGGCGACGAGCGCGGGCACGGCGACATCGCCTACCAGGCCGTCACCGTCGCGCCCGCCGATATCGAGGCGGCGGTGGTCAATCTCCTGCGCTTCCACGAGGCGCCGAGCGCGCTATTGTTCTGCGCGACACGCGAGAACGTGCGGCGGCTGCACACCACCCTGCAGGACCGCGGTTTCGCGGTCGTCGCGCTGTCGGGCGAGCATTCGCAGTCCGAGCGCAACCAGGCGCTGCAGGCGCTGCGCGACCGGCGTGCGCGTGTCTGCGTGGCGACCGACGTCGCCGCGCGCGGGATCGACCTGCCCTCGCTCAGCCTCGTCATCCATGTCGAGATTCCGCGCGATGCCGAGACGCTCCAGCACCGCTCGGGCCGAACGGGCCGCGCGGGCAAGAAGGGCACCGCCGTCCTGCTGGTCCCCTACCCCCGCCGCCGCCGTGTCGAATCGATGCTGCGCGGCGCACGGATCGAGGCCGACTGGATCGCCGCACCCACGGCCGAGGACATTCGCGCGAACGACCGCACGCGCCTGCTCGAGGCGCTGCTCGAACCGGCCGAGTTCGACGACGAGGACCGCGCGCTCGCTGCGCAGGTGCTCGAACAGCGCAGTCCGGAGGACGTCGCCGCCGCTCTCGTCCGCGCGCATCGCCAGGCCATGCCGCAGCCGGAGGAGCTGATCGCGAACAACCCGGAACGGCAGAGGGCGGACCGCCAGGAACGCCACCGCCCCGGTTTCGAGGATGTCGTCTGGTTCCGCATGGACATCGGCCGCCGCCAGAACGCCGATCCGCGCTGGATCCTGCCGCTGCTCTGCCGCCGGGGTCACATCACCCGCAACGAGATCGGCGCGATCCGCATCGGGCCGAACGAAACGCATTTCCAGATCCCGCGGGCCATCGCGGAGCGGTTCGACGGTTCCGTCCGGCGCACGGCCAGCGCCGAGGATGGGAACGACGTGACGATCGAACACGCGCCCGACGGCCCCCGGCAGGCCGCGCGCCAGAACCGCAAGGGCAACGATGCGCCGCGGCCGGGACCGAATAACGGGCCGCGCGTTCGTCCGGTCGCGCAGGGCGGCAAGAAGCCGTGGCCGAAGAAGCCGCACCGCAAGGGCTCGCGCAAGGCGGACTGA
- a CDS encoding alpha/beta fold hydrolase has protein sequence MELIGPTSQSYISQRTRLHYADWGNPDAPPLILLHGGRDHCRNWDWTAERFRDDWHVICPDLRGHGDSEWNNNGVYTTMGYVYDLAQLVHQLGLAPVTIVAHSLGGNIATRFTGLYPDQVRKLVAIEGLGPSPKMIEQRRAKPYGDLWTSWIDKKREASARQVRKYDTFEDCLDRMREANSYLSAEQARHLTLHAVMRNEDGTFSWKFDPHLHAWPPDDVPTKGQHALWAAITCPTLMIYGKDSWASNPEEDGRLALFGDNVKVSEYERAGHWVHHDRFEDFVSEVGTFIA, from the coding sequence ATGGAACTGATCGGACCCACCAGCCAGAGCTACATCAGCCAGCGCACGCGGCTGCATTACGCCGACTGGGGCAACCCGGACGCCCCGCCGCTGATCCTGCTCCACGGCGGGCGCGACCACTGCCGCAACTGGGACTGGACCGCCGAACGCTTCCGCGACGACTGGCACGTCATCTGCCCGGACCTGCGCGGCCACGGCGACAGCGAGTGGAACAACAACGGCGTCTACACGACGATGGGCTACGTCTACGACCTCGCCCAGCTGGTCCACCAATTGGGTCTCGCGCCGGTGACGATCGTCGCGCATTCGCTGGGCGGCAACATCGCCACCCGCTTCACCGGGCTCTACCCCGACCAGGTCCGCAAGCTGGTGGCGATCGAAGGCCTCGGCCCCAGCCCGAAAATGATCGAGCAGCGCCGCGCGAAGCCCTACGGCGACCTCTGGACCAGCTGGATCGACAAGAAGCGCGAGGCGAGCGCGCGGCAGGTACGCAAGTACGATACATTCGAGGATTGCCTCGACCGGATGCGCGAGGCCAACAGCTACCTTTCGGCCGAGCAGGCCCGCCACCTGACGCTGCATGCCGTCATGCGCAACGAGGACGGCACCTTCAGCTGGAAGTTCGACCCCCACCTCCACGCCTGGCCGCCCGACGACGTGCCGACCAAAGGCCAGCACGCCCTATGGGCCGCGATTACCTGCCCCACGCTGATGATCTACGGCAAGGATTCGTGGGCCAGCAATCCGGAAGAGGACGGGCGGCTGGCGCTGTTCGGCGACAACGTGAAGGTCAGCGAATACGAACGCGCTGGCCACTGGGTGCATCACGACCGGTTCGAAGATTTCGTGAGCGAAGTGGGCACCTTCATCGCCTGA
- a CDS encoding acyl-CoA dehydrogenase family protein, which produces MPVIDVPDPAFMEDEEIAIFRDAVGKFYEQHAPAKRVEKWREDGQVEAEFWREAGAAGLLGMTVPEEYGGHGGDFRHDLVVLEQQAEKGVDGFAASLHNVIILPYIVRHGTEEQKKKWLPKLVSGELISAIAMTEPGVGSDLQNITTTAVKDGNGYRLNGAKTFISSGQLANLIVVVAKTDPKEGHKGISLMVLETEGAEGFRRGKKLDKIGQDAADTSELFFDDVYLPSDSVLGGVEGRGFYQLMGELPQERLVIAIGAMTTIEKALDTTVEYVKQRKAFGKTIWDFQNTQFVLADLKARATAAKVFVNDCIEKVLKGELDVTTASIAKYWLTELQGEVVDKCLQFHGGWGYINEYAIAKMFRDSRITRIFGGSNEIMKMLIARSM; this is translated from the coding sequence ATGCCCGTCATCGACGTACCCGATCCCGCATTCATGGAAGACGAGGAAATCGCGATCTTCCGCGATGCGGTGGGCAAGTTCTACGAACAGCACGCGCCGGCCAAGCGGGTCGAGAAATGGCGCGAGGATGGGCAGGTCGAGGCGGAGTTCTGGCGCGAGGCCGGCGCGGCGGGCTTGCTCGGCATGACCGTGCCGGAGGAATACGGTGGCCACGGCGGCGACTTCCGCCACGATCTCGTGGTGCTCGAGCAGCAGGCCGAAAAGGGCGTCGACGGGTTCGCGGCGTCGCTGCACAACGTCATCATCCTGCCCTACATCGTCCGCCACGGGACGGAGGAGCAGAAGAAGAAGTGGCTGCCCAAGCTGGTCTCGGGCGAGCTGATCAGCGCCATCGCGATGACCGAGCCGGGCGTCGGCAGCGACCTTCAGAACATCACCACCACCGCGGTGAAGGACGGCAACGGCTACCGCCTCAACGGGGCGAAGACCTTCATTTCCAGCGGGCAGCTTGCGAACCTCATCGTGGTCGTCGCCAAGACCGACCCCAAGGAAGGGCACAAGGGCATCAGCCTGATGGTGCTCGAGACCGAAGGGGCCGAGGGCTTCCGCCGCGGCAAGAAGCTCGACAAGATCGGGCAGGACGCGGCCGATACGTCGGAACTGTTCTTCGACGACGTGTACCTCCCCAGCGACAGCGTGCTCGGCGGGGTCGAGGGGCGCGGGTTCTACCAGCTGATGGGCGAACTGCCGCAGGAACGCCTGGTGATCGCGATCGGCGCGATGACCACGATCGAGAAGGCGCTCGACACCACGGTCGAGTACGTCAAGCAGCGCAAGGCATTCGGCAAGACCATCTGGGATTTCCAGAACACCCAGTTCGTGCTCGCCGACCTCAAGGCCAGGGCGACCGCCGCCAAGGTCTTCGTCAACGACTGCATCGAGAAAGTGCTGAAGGGCGAGCTCGACGTCACCACCGCCTCGATCGCCAAGTACTGGCTGACGGAGCTGCAGGGCGAGGTCGTCGACAAGTGTCTCCAGTTCCACGGCGGCTGGGGCTACATCAACGAATACGCGATCGCGAAGATGTTCCGCGACAGCCGCATCACGCGCATCTTCGGCGGATCGAACGAGATCATGAAGATGCTGATCGCGCGCTCGATGTGA
- a CDS encoding SDR family NAD(P)-dependent oxidoreductase has product MMDPLFDFTGKVALVTGGSRGLGREMVLALAQRGADVAIASRKLDACKAVAEEVRAMGRRAMAHAAHCGRWDEIDALVEAAYAEFGRIDILINNAGMGPQMPSHEVSEALFDSVLNLNFKGPFRLASQVAHRMAQGDGGCIVNVSSTASIRAIPMVVPYAGAKAAVNAMTVSLAAEYAPKVRVNALVPGPFLTDIAQAWSEEARETQPVALGRPGRPEEIVTAALMLASPASSYTTGALVQVDGGPR; this is encoded by the coding sequence ATGATGGACCCGCTATTCGATTTCACCGGCAAGGTCGCGCTGGTCACCGGCGGCAGCCGCGGGCTGGGGCGAGAGATGGTGCTGGCGCTGGCGCAGCGCGGGGCGGACGTGGCGATCGCCAGCCGCAAGCTCGACGCGTGCAAGGCGGTGGCGGAGGAAGTGCGCGCGATGGGGCGCCGCGCGATGGCCCATGCCGCACACTGCGGACGCTGGGACGAGATCGATGCACTGGTGGAAGCGGCTTATGCCGAATTCGGGCGGATCGACATTCTCATCAACAACGCCGGCATGGGTCCGCAGATGCCGAGCCATGAGGTCAGCGAAGCGCTGTTCGACAGCGTGCTCAACCTCAATTTCAAAGGTCCCTTCCGCCTCGCGAGCCAGGTCGCGCACCGCATGGCGCAGGGTGACGGCGGCTGCATCGTGAACGTCAGCAGCACCGCTTCGATCCGCGCGATCCCGATGGTCGTGCCCTATGCCGGGGCGAAGGCGGCGGTGAACGCGATGACCGTCAGCCTTGCGGCCGAATACGCGCCGAAGGTCCGGGTCAATGCGCTCGTCCCCGGCCCCTTCCTGACCGACATCGCGCAGGCGTGGTCGGAAGAGGCACGCGAAACCCAGCCGGTCGCGCTCGGCAGGCCGGGCCGCCCCGAGGAGATCGTCACCGCCGCACTGATGCTGGCGAGCCCCGCGTCGAGCTACACCACCGGAGCGCTCGTGCAGGTGGACGGGGGACCGCGATAG
- a CDS encoding CaiB/BaiF CoA transferase family protein has translation MPGPLEGIRIVEFAGIGPGPFCGMMLADHGAEVIRIDRASGSRGGSQPVTAKDVLARGRKSIAIDLKSPEGVALARKLAASADGIIEGFRPGVMERLGLGPDELLADNPKLVYGRMTGWGQTGPYAPYAGHDINYIALAGALAHFGRAGGKPTPPINMVGDFGGGGMMLAFGMTAALLNVARGGPESTGGGQVIDCAMTDGTAVLMAMMHGMKDMGVWSEDLGVNMLDTGAHFYDTYETADGKFVSIGSIEPQFYAELRARAGLADDKDFDAQHDRGRWGALKDKLTALFRTRTRAEWDALMEHTDVCYAPVLTMSEAVEHPHNRTRGTFVEVGGSMQPAPAPRYSGTATAKPQPAPMPGDQTGEVLASLGLSDGEIAALKEAGTVA, from the coding sequence ATGCCCGGACCCCTCGAAGGCATCCGGATCGTCGAATTCGCGGGCATCGGCCCGGGGCCGTTCTGCGGGATGATGCTCGCCGACCACGGTGCCGAGGTCATCCGCATCGACCGTGCAAGCGGTTCGCGCGGCGGATCGCAGCCGGTTACAGCCAAGGACGTGCTCGCCCGCGGGCGCAAATCGATCGCCATCGACCTGAAAAGTCCAGAAGGCGTCGCCTTGGCCCGCAAGCTCGCCGCGAGCGCGGACGGGATCATCGAGGGCTTCCGCCCCGGCGTGATGGAGCGGCTGGGATTGGGCCCCGACGAGCTGCTCGCCGACAATCCGAAGCTCGTCTATGGCCGCATGACCGGCTGGGGCCAGACCGGGCCCTACGCGCCTTACGCCGGGCACGACATCAACTACATCGCGCTCGCCGGCGCGCTCGCGCACTTCGGGCGCGCGGGCGGCAAGCCGACCCCGCCGATCAACATGGTCGGCGATTTCGGCGGCGGCGGGATGATGCTCGCCTTCGGAATGACCGCCGCGCTGCTCAACGTCGCGCGCGGCGGGCCAGAAAGCACGGGAGGGGGCCAGGTGATCGACTGCGCGATGACCGACGGCACTGCGGTCCTGATGGCGATGATGCACGGCATGAAAGACATGGGGGTGTGGTCGGAGGATCTCGGCGTCAACATGCTCGACACCGGTGCGCACTTCTACGACACCTACGAGACCGCCGACGGCAAGTTCGTCAGTATCGGTAGCATCGAGCCGCAGTTCTACGCCGAATTGCGTGCGAGAGCCGGGCTGGCGGACGACAAGGACTTCGACGCCCAGCACGACCGCGGCCGGTGGGGCGCATTGAAGGACAAGCTCACCGCGCTGTTCAGGACCAGAACCCGCGCCGAGTGGGATGCGCTGATGGAGCACACCGACGTGTGTTATGCCCCGGTGCTCACCATGAGCGAGGCGGTGGAGCATCCCCACAACAGGACACGCGGCACGTTCGTCGAGGTCGGCGGATCGATGCAGCCGGCGCCCGCACCGCGCTACTCGGGCACCGCGACCGCCAAGCCGCAACCTGCGCCGATGCCGGGCGACCAGACGGGCGAGGTGCTTGCTTCGCTCGGCCTGTCGGACGGCGAGATCGCGGCGCTGAAGGAGGCCGGTACGGTCGCCTGA